The Mycolicibacterium mageritense genome contains a region encoding:
- a CDS encoding glycosyltransferase family 2 protein translates to MTEDAARPLAVVTVTYSPGPHLDRFLASLSLATDRPVTVVMADNGSTDGAPEEAEKRYPNVTLLRTGGNLGYGSAVNRAAAQLSDAECPEFFVVANPDVQWGPHSIDLLLEAARRWPHAGALGPLIRDPDGSVYPSARHQPSLIRGGMHAVVGPFWKSNPWTAAYRQDRQEPSEREVGWLSGSCLLLRREAFEAINGFDERYFMYMEDVDLGDRLARQGWQNVYVPTSEVLHYKGHSTGRDPGRNLAAHHRSTYTFLADRYPAAWQAPLRWTIRGALAARAGLVVGSSRRRQAKGQR, encoded by the coding sequence GTGACTGAGGATGCGGCCCGCCCGCTCGCGGTGGTGACGGTGACGTACTCCCCGGGCCCACACCTGGACCGGTTTCTGGCTTCACTGTCACTTGCGACGGACCGGCCCGTGACGGTCGTGATGGCCGACAACGGATCCACCGACGGTGCGCCCGAGGAAGCCGAGAAGCGGTACCCGAACGTGACGCTGCTGCGTACCGGCGGCAACCTGGGGTACGGCAGCGCGGTCAACAGGGCCGCCGCGCAACTGTCGGACGCCGAGTGTCCGGAGTTCTTCGTGGTGGCCAATCCCGACGTCCAGTGGGGGCCGCACTCGATCGACCTGCTGCTGGAGGCGGCCCGCCGATGGCCGCACGCGGGTGCCCTCGGTCCGTTGATCCGCGATCCCGACGGATCGGTGTATCCGTCAGCCCGCCACCAGCCGAGCCTGATCCGTGGCGGCATGCACGCCGTGGTGGGGCCGTTCTGGAAATCCAATCCGTGGACCGCGGCCTACCGGCAGGACCGGCAGGAGCCCAGCGAACGCGAAGTCGGCTGGCTGTCGGGCTCGTGTCTGTTGCTGCGCCGCGAGGCGTTCGAGGCGATCAACGGGTTCGACGAGCGCTACTTCATGTACATGGAGGACGTCGACCTCGGGGATCGGCTCGCACGTCAGGGTTGGCAAAACGTCTACGTGCCCACGTCGGAAGTGTTGCACTACAAGGGGCACTCCACCGGGCGCGACCCGGGCCGCAACTTGGCCGCCCATCACCGCAGCACCTACACTTTCCTCGCCGATCGGTACCCGGCGGCCTGGCAGGCGCCGCTGCGGTGGACGATTCGGGGCGCGCTGGCGGCACGCGCGGGCCTGGTGGTCGGTAGTTCTCGGCGTAGACAGGCGAAAGGGCAGCGCTGA